The following proteins are encoded in a genomic region of Sesamum indicum cultivar Zhongzhi No. 13 linkage group LG8, S_indicum_v1.0, whole genome shotgun sequence:
- the LOC105169445 gene encoding uncharacterized protein LOC105169445 translates to MDKLARGYRAKNGGYHVNELNGVRVGLNSETLLIIKLPDSRALSIISRSLFLAMVLLALPSLGSMIRAASNAPLFEPDANLGFADGFDVLPILLRDLVEEGLIKKGHKGFVLATSMPETEDDFEFLKNAGIDLLTGADLRRRKLGEHQVFDFAFMPSFHGIQLIDGVLKDGGLVISPLDPDPSGELRLLRNFKIVYLRRFQNTVIAMRKAGASLNSMVSSARKQAFCGVTPEKKRAALKGLEDVYLEPPRQAALVQSSRKIKFLPDLLKDSLEEYPRRIFISDDLSAVDWFYKNYPRGHQEFEVYNMEVEINKNGLSKRVESQETAVSNWITKKVRHEDYVVMKAEAEMVEEMLKDKTLCLVDELFLECKNQWQQDGEEGNGGKRAYWQCLTLYGKVRDEGIAVHQWWY, encoded by the coding sequence ATGGATAAATTGGCTCGCGGGTACCGAGCCAAGAATGGCGGGTATCATGTGAATGAGTTGAATGGGGTTAGAGTCGGGTTGAATTCCGAGACCCTTTTGATTATTAAGCTGCCCGATTCGCGGGCGTTAAGCATTATATCGCGATCTCTGTTCTTGGCGATGGTTCTTCTCGCATTACCTTCGCTTGGCTCTATGATAAGGGCGGCTTCCAATGCGCCGCTGTTCGAGCCGGATGCCAATTTGGGTTTTGCTGATGGATTTGATGTTCTGCCGATTCTCCTCCGGGATTTGGTGGAAGAAGGCCTCATAAAGAAAGGCCACAAGGGTTTCGTTCTGGCCACCAGCATGCCAGAAACTGAAGATGATTTCGAGTTCTTGAAAAACGCCGGCATTGATTTGCTCACGGGAGCTGATCTGCGGCGGAGGAAGTTGGGTGAGCACCAGGTGTTTGATTTTGCTTTCATGCCGAGTTTCCATGGGATCCAGCTGATTGATGGGGTTCTCAAAGATGGCGGCCTGGTGATCTCACCATTGGACCCTGATCCCTCAGGCGAGCTGAGATTGCTCAGAAATTTCAAGATCGTGTACCTCAGGAGATTCCAGAACACCGTGATCGCAATGCGGAAAGCTGGGGCATCGCTGAATAGCATGGTGAGTTCTGCTAGGAAGCAAGCATTCTGCGGCGTTACACCTGAGAAGAAGAGAGCTGCATTGAAGGGCTTGGAGGACGTGTACCTCGAGCCCCCCAGGCAAGCAGCATTGGTGCAAAGTTCAAGGAAAATCAAATTCCTTCCTGATCTCTTGAAGGATTCATTGGAGGAGTATCCACGACGAATATTCATCTCAGACGACTTGAGTGCTGTAGACTGGTTTTACAAGAACTATCCCAGGGGGCATCAAGAATTTGAGGTTTATAATATGGAGGTTGAGATCAACAAAAATGGATTGTCCAAAAGAGTTGAGTCTCAAGAAACAGCTGTATCAAATTGGATAACGAAGAAGGTAAGGCATGAGGACTATGTCGTGATGAAGGCTGAAGCAGAAATGGTGGAGGAGATGCTCAAGGACAAGACTTTATGTCTTGTGGATGAACTGTTCTTGGAGTGCAAGAATCAATGGCAGCAGGATGGAGAAGAGGGAAACGGCGGCAAGAGGGCATATTGGCAGTGTCTAACATTATATGGCAAAGTGAGGGATGAGGGGATTGCTGTGCACCAGTGGTGGTATTGA